The Girardinichthys multiradiatus isolate DD_20200921_A chromosome 6, DD_fGirMul_XY1, whole genome shotgun sequence genome window below encodes:
- the alg3 gene encoding dol-P-Man:Man(5)GlcNAc(2)-PP-Dol alpha-1,3-mannosyltransferase isoform X1, which yields MAGGVRRKTPASPSPMWRKLHTLWQDKHLVLFKTEHTLMVVSVLWILEIGINFWVIQKVAYTEIDWKAYMDEVEGVINGTYDYTKLKGDTGPLVYPAGFVYIFTALYYITSHGVNIRLGQYIFAFFYLVTLLLVFRIYNRTKKVPPYVFFFVCCASYRIHSIFVLRLFNDPVAMMLLFAAINLFMDGYWTLGCGVYSLAVSVKMNVLLFAPGLLFLLVWEFGLIRTIPKLSLCAAIQLLLGLPFLLDNPVGYLSRAFDLGRQFMFKWTVNWRFLPEWLFLNRYFHLLLLAAHLLILLLFAFRRWKRPGESIFELLKEPSQRKLPAQNITVDQIVLILFTSNFIGMCFSRSLHYQFYVWYFHTLPYLLWSGGVKKLAHLLRVLILGLIELSWNTYPSTNSSSAALHVCHLIILLCLWLAPPLTDKQEHTTDKDHRH from the exons ATGGCTGGAGGTGTGCGGAGAAAGACTCCCGCTTCTCCGTCCCCGATGTGGAGAAAACTTCACACACTTTGGCAGGACAAGCATTTGGTCCTGTTCAAAACGGAGCATACGTTAATGGTTGTTTCAGTGTTATGGATCCTGGAAATCGGAATTAACTTTTGGGTCATACAGAAAGTGGCAT ACACAGAGATCGACTGGAAGGCTTACATGGATGAGGTGGAGGGGGTCATCAACGGTACCTACGACTACACTAAGCTTAAAGGAGACACCGGCCCTCTGGT GTACCCTGCCGGATTTGTCTACATCTTCACAGCTCTGTACTACATCACCAGCCACGGGGTGAACATCCGCCTGGGCCagtacatttttgcatttttctatcTCGTTACACTGCTGCTCGTCTTCAGAATATACAACCGCACCAAGAAG GTTCCTCCTTATGtgttcttctttgtgtgctgtGCCTCATATCGGATCCATTCCATCTTTGTGCTGCGTCTCTTTAATGATCCAGTCGCCATGATGCTGCTGTTTGCAGCCATTAATCTCTTTATGGATGGATACTGGACCCTTGGCTGTGGTGTCTACAG TTTAGCAGTGTCTGTGAAGATGAACGTGCTCCTTTTTGCCCCTGGATTACTTTTCCTCCTTGTGTGGGAATTTGGCCTCATCAGAACGATCCCTAAACTCTCTCTATGTGCAGCCATACAG CTTCTCCTGGGCTTACCTTTCCTATTGGACAATCCTGTTGGTTATTTGAGCCGGGCCTTTGATCTCGGCCGTCAGTTTATGTTTAAGTGGACGGTGAACTGGCGCTTCCTACCAGAGTGGCTCTTCTTGAATCGCTACTTCCACTTGCTCCTGCTGGCTGCTCACCTCCTCATCCTGCTGCTCTTTGCTTTCCGCCGCTGGAAGAG ACCAGGAGAAAGCATATTTGAGCTTCTTAAGGAACCAAGCCAGAGGAAACTCCCTGCTCAGAACATCACTGTGGATC AGATAGTGCTGATACTCTTTACGTCTAACTTCATCGGCATGTGCTTCAGCCGTTCACTGCACTACCAGTTCTACGTGTGGTACTTCCACACGCTGCCTTACCTGCTGTGGAGTGGAGGCGTCAAGAAGCTGGCCCATCTGCTCAG AGTACTGATCCTGGGACTGATTGAGCTTTCATGGAACACCTATCCCTCGACTAACAGTAGTTCTGCAGCCCTCCACGTCTGTCACCTCATCATCCTCCTCTGTCTGTGGCTGGCTCCACCCCTGACAGATAAGCAAGAACATACAACTGATAAGGACCATCGTCACTGA
- the mul1a gene encoding mitochondrial ubiquitin ligase activator of nfkb 1-A — protein sequence MDGFSLTLPEAVCLGASLGLSGIFYYLHKQSRKAVKKLDNAPHVSIDGKLKDLLKVTPGARLQYAVVEGTVKPVDEPLTSQFHKDISGVLQKFTIKEHRLVWSSISRTWMDSERILHQRVNMVPFALVGSDKAAVKVQSPLQAEGMYTETTNEKFHPASYGFGELVGLYLSGEKSKGHLEIEEMLKVGTTLIGVGELILDTDGTLTLRPPSDNSQYFLSLKDFETLRNETDTMAVWWKALTVVSALAGTAVLLWVCLRFYRTVQVRWEQEQERKEFARLQAEAARLRANRANAEGTQDGANSNHMESVCVICLNEPRDCILLDCAHVCCCYVCFQALPQKTCPICRQNIVRVLPFYQS from the exons ATGGATGGTTTTTCTCTGACCCTTCCAGAGGCAGTGTGCCTTGGAGCCAGCTTGGGCCTCTCGGGCATCTTTTACTATCTACACAAACAAAGCCGGAAAGCTGTTAAAAAACTTGAt AATGCTCCACACGTTAGTATAGATGGGAAACTCAAAGACCTTTTGAAAGTTACTCCTGGAGCCCGCCTACAGTATGCTGTGGTTGAAG GTACGGTAAAACCAGTGGATGAGCCTCTAACGAGCCAGTTCCACAAAGACATTTCTGGCGTGTTGCAAAAATTTACAATAAAGGAGCACAGGCTGGTGTGGAGCAGCATTTCCCGGACATG GATGGACTCAGAGCGCATCTTGCACCAAAGAGTGAATATGGTTCCCTTTGCTCTGGTTGGATCAGACAAGGCtgcagtcaaagtccagtcccCTCTGCAAGCAGAGGGAATGTACACAGAGACCACCAATGAGAAATTTCACCCGGCCAGTTATGGTTTTGGGGAGCTTGTAGGACTTTACCTCAGTGGGGAAAAGTCCAAAGGTCACTTGGAGATTGAAGAAATGCTTAAG GTTGGTACGACTCTTATTGGCGTGGGCGAGTTGATCCTAGACACAGACGGCACTCTGACTCTTCGACCtccttctgataattcacagtATTTCTTGAGCTTGAAAGACTTTGAAACCCTGCGAAATGAAACGGACACCATGGCTGTTTGGTGGAAGGCGCTGACTGTTGTCTCTGCCTTGGCAGGGACAGCAGTCCTCCTCTGGGTGTGCCTACGATTCTACCGCACTGTCCAAGTGCGATGGGAGCAGGAGCAAGAACGCAAGGAGTTTGCACGGCTGCAGGCTGAAGCTGCAAGACTGCGTGCAAACAGAGCAAACGCAGAGGGTACTCAGGATGGAGCCAACAGCAATCATATGGAAAGTGTCTGTGTGATTTGTCTCAACGAACCAAGGGACTGCATCCTGTTAGACTGTGCACACGTGTGCTGCTGCTATGTCTGCTTCCAGGCCCTCCCGCAAAAAACCTGTCCCATCTGTCGACAGAACATTGTCCGGGTTCTGCCATTCTACCAGTCATAA
- the alg3 gene encoding dol-P-Man:Man(5)GlcNAc(2)-PP-Dol alpha-1,3-mannosyltransferase isoform X2 has translation MDEVEGVINGTYDYTKLKGDTGPLVYPAGFVYIFTALYYITSHGVNIRLGQYIFAFFYLVTLLLVFRIYNRTKKVPPYVFFFVCCASYRIHSIFVLRLFNDPVAMMLLFAAINLFMDGYWTLGCGVYSLAVSVKMNVLLFAPGLLFLLVWEFGLIRTIPKLSLCAAIQLLLGLPFLLDNPVGYLSRAFDLGRQFMFKWTVNWRFLPEWLFLNRYFHLLLLAAHLLILLLFAFRRWKRPGESIFELLKEPSQRKLPAQNITVDQIVLILFTSNFIGMCFSRSLHYQFYVWYFHTLPYLLWSGGVKKLAHLLRVLILGLIELSWNTYPSTNSSSAALHVCHLIILLCLWLAPPLTDKQEHTTDKDHRH, from the exons ATGGATGAGGTGGAGGGGGTCATCAACGGTACCTACGACTACACTAAGCTTAAAGGAGACACCGGCCCTCTGGT GTACCCTGCCGGATTTGTCTACATCTTCACAGCTCTGTACTACATCACCAGCCACGGGGTGAACATCCGCCTGGGCCagtacatttttgcatttttctatcTCGTTACACTGCTGCTCGTCTTCAGAATATACAACCGCACCAAGAAG GTTCCTCCTTATGtgttcttctttgtgtgctgtGCCTCATATCGGATCCATTCCATCTTTGTGCTGCGTCTCTTTAATGATCCAGTCGCCATGATGCTGCTGTTTGCAGCCATTAATCTCTTTATGGATGGATACTGGACCCTTGGCTGTGGTGTCTACAG TTTAGCAGTGTCTGTGAAGATGAACGTGCTCCTTTTTGCCCCTGGATTACTTTTCCTCCTTGTGTGGGAATTTGGCCTCATCAGAACGATCCCTAAACTCTCTCTATGTGCAGCCATACAG CTTCTCCTGGGCTTACCTTTCCTATTGGACAATCCTGTTGGTTATTTGAGCCGGGCCTTTGATCTCGGCCGTCAGTTTATGTTTAAGTGGACGGTGAACTGGCGCTTCCTACCAGAGTGGCTCTTCTTGAATCGCTACTTCCACTTGCTCCTGCTGGCTGCTCACCTCCTCATCCTGCTGCTCTTTGCTTTCCGCCGCTGGAAGAG ACCAGGAGAAAGCATATTTGAGCTTCTTAAGGAACCAAGCCAGAGGAAACTCCCTGCTCAGAACATCACTGTGGATC AGATAGTGCTGATACTCTTTACGTCTAACTTCATCGGCATGTGCTTCAGCCGTTCACTGCACTACCAGTTCTACGTGTGGTACTTCCACACGCTGCCTTACCTGCTGTGGAGTGGAGGCGTCAAGAAGCTGGCCCATCTGCTCAG AGTACTGATCCTGGGACTGATTGAGCTTTCATGGAACACCTATCCCTCGACTAACAGTAGTTCTGCAGCCCTCCACGTCTGTCACCTCATCATCCTCCTCTGTCTGTGGCTGGCTCCACCCCTGACAGATAAGCAAGAACATACAACTGATAAGGACCATCGTCACTGA